A single window of Eucalyptus grandis isolate ANBG69807.140 chromosome 1, ASM1654582v1, whole genome shotgun sequence DNA harbors:
- the LOC104446658 gene encoding prolycopene isomerase, chloroplastic isoform X1, with the protein MSTPFSHSLPAPQPSRASPLAPQSSTVPIRYPRAPKLAPSRPTSESRGLSGSGKPSALLGRPSLSPNVGRGQLGVGKSELCGARRREARFGRGARPRAVVASEERAVEREGDGEVGGREGEGGYDAIVIGSGIGGLVAATQLAVKGAKVLVLEKYVIPGGSSGFYERDGYTFDVGSSVMFGFSDKGNLNLITQALAAVGCKMEVVPDPTTVHFHLPNDLSVRVHREYGDFLRELTGRFPHEKEGILKFYGICWKIFNALNSLELKSLEEPIYLFGQFFQKPIECLTLAYYLPQNAGAIARKYIKDPELLSFIDAECFIVSTVNALQTPMINASMVLCDRHFGGINYPVGGVGGIAKSLANGLVEHGSDIQYRANVTNIILENGKAVGVRLSDGRNFFAKTIISNATRWDTFGKLLKKENLPKEERDFQKRYVKAPSFLSIHMGVKADILPQDTDCHHFVLEDKWSRLEEPYGSIFLSIPTVLDPSLAPEGHHILHIFTTSSIEDWQGLPKKNMRKRSSSWLMKS; encoded by the exons ATGTCCACGCCCTTCTCTCACTCCCTTCCCGCTCCCCAACCGTCCCGCGCTTCTCCACTCGCTCCGCAGAGCTCCACCGTCCCAATTCGTTACCCACGAGCTCCCAAGCTCGCGCCCTCCAGACCCACCAGCGAAAGCCGGGGACTTTCTGGTTCTGGCAAGCCGAGCGCCTTGTTGGGACGACCCAGTTTGTCGCCTAACGTCGGGAGGGGCCAATTGGGTGTCGGAAAGTCGGAGCTTTGCGGCGCGAGACGGAGGGAGGCGAGATTCGGCCGCGGCGCGAGGccgcgggcggtggtggcgagCGAAGAGAGGGCagtggagagagaaggggaTGGGGAGGTAGGTGGGAGAGAAGGGGAGGGCGGCTATGACGCCATCGTGATTGGGTCGGGGATTGGGGGCCTCGTCGCGGCCACGCAGTTGGCGGTGAAAGGAGCGAAGGTGCTCGTGCTGGAGAAGTACGTGATTCCCGGTGGGAGCTCTGGTTTTTATGAGAGAGATGGGTATACGTTTGATGTTGGGTCTTCCGTGATGTTCGGTTTCAGTGACAAG GGAAATCTAAACTTGATAACCCAAGCACTAGCGGCAGTGGGCTGCAAGATGGAAGTTGTACCTGATCCTACTACAGTCCACTTCCATTTGCCCAATGACCTCTCTGTTCGAGTGCACAGGGAATACGGTGATTTCCTTAGAGAACTGACTGGCAGATTTCCTCACGAGAAGGAAGGGATTCTCAAGTTCTACGGCATATGTTGGAAG ATTTTCAACGCCTTGAACTCGCTGGAACTCAAGTCGCTGGAGGAGCCAATATACCTCTTTGGACAGTTCTTTCAGAAACCTATTGAGTGCTTGACACTTG CCTACTATCTCCCTCAGAATGCCGGAGCTATAGCTCGGAAATACATAAAGGATCCAGAATTGTTGTCTTTCATTGATGCAGAG TGTTTTATTGTGAGTACAGTTAATGCATTGCAGACACCAATGATAAATGCAAGCATG GTACTTTGTGACCGGCATTTTGGGGGTATTAACTATCCTGTTGGTGGCGTTGGTGGAATTGCAAAGTCCTTGGCAAATGGGTTGGTTGAACATGGCAGTGATATACAATACAGGGCAAACGTGACTAATATCATCCTAGAGAATGGAAAGGCT GTAGGAGTTAGGCTGTCAGATGGAAGGAACTTTTTCGCTAAGACCATAATATCTAATGCCACAAGATGGGACACATTTG GGAagcttttaaaaaaagaaaatctgccaaaagaagaaagagacttCCAGAAACGTTATGTTAAAGCGCCATCATTTCTTTCCATCCACATGGGGGTTAAAGCTGACATTTTGCCCCAGGATACTGATTGCCATCATTTTGTGCTTGag GATAAATGGTCAAGACTAGAGGAGCCTTATGGCAGTATATTTTTGAGTATTCCAACTGTCCTTGACCCATCATTGGCTCCTGAAGGACACCATATTCTTCATATATTTACAACTTCTTCCATTGAAGACTGGCAG GGACTCCCTAAAAAGAATATGAGGAAAAGAAGCAGCTCGTGGCTGATGAAATCATAA
- the LOC104446658 gene encoding prolycopene isomerase, chloroplastic isoform X2 yields the protein MSTPFSHSLPAPQPSRASPLAPQSSTVPIRYPRAPKLAPSRPTSESRGLSGSGKPSALLGRPSLSPNVGRGQLGVGKSELCGARRREARFGRGARPRAVVASEERAVEREGDGEVGGREGEGGYDAIVIGSGIGGLVAATQLAVKGAKVLVLEKYVIPGGSSGFYERDGYTFDVGSSVMFGFSDKGNLNLITQALAAVGCKMEVVPDPTTVHFHLPNDLSVRVHREYGDFLRELTGRFPHEKEGILKFYGICWKIFNALNSLELKSLEEPIYLFGQFFQKPIECLTLAYYLPQNAGAIARKYIKDPELLSFIDAECFIVSTVNALQTPMINASMVLCDRHFGGINYPVGGVGGIAKSLANGLVEHGSDIQYRANVTNIILENGKAVGVRLSDGRNFFAKTIISNATRWDTFGKLLKKENLPKEERDFQKRYVKAPSFLSIHMGVKADILPQDTDCHHFVLEDKWSRLEEPYGSIFLSIPTVLDPSLAPEGHHILHIFTTSSIEDWQFSNCFRDSLKRI from the exons ATGTCCACGCCCTTCTCTCACTCCCTTCCCGCTCCCCAACCGTCCCGCGCTTCTCCACTCGCTCCGCAGAGCTCCACCGTCCCAATTCGTTACCCACGAGCTCCCAAGCTCGCGCCCTCCAGACCCACCAGCGAAAGCCGGGGACTTTCTGGTTCTGGCAAGCCGAGCGCCTTGTTGGGACGACCCAGTTTGTCGCCTAACGTCGGGAGGGGCCAATTGGGTGTCGGAAAGTCGGAGCTTTGCGGCGCGAGACGGAGGGAGGCGAGATTCGGCCGCGGCGCGAGGccgcgggcggtggtggcgagCGAAGAGAGGGCagtggagagagaaggggaTGGGGAGGTAGGTGGGAGAGAAGGGGAGGGCGGCTATGACGCCATCGTGATTGGGTCGGGGATTGGGGGCCTCGTCGCGGCCACGCAGTTGGCGGTGAAAGGAGCGAAGGTGCTCGTGCTGGAGAAGTACGTGATTCCCGGTGGGAGCTCTGGTTTTTATGAGAGAGATGGGTATACGTTTGATGTTGGGTCTTCCGTGATGTTCGGTTTCAGTGACAAG GGAAATCTAAACTTGATAACCCAAGCACTAGCGGCAGTGGGCTGCAAGATGGAAGTTGTACCTGATCCTACTACAGTCCACTTCCATTTGCCCAATGACCTCTCTGTTCGAGTGCACAGGGAATACGGTGATTTCCTTAGAGAACTGACTGGCAGATTTCCTCACGAGAAGGAAGGGATTCTCAAGTTCTACGGCATATGTTGGAAG ATTTTCAACGCCTTGAACTCGCTGGAACTCAAGTCGCTGGAGGAGCCAATATACCTCTTTGGACAGTTCTTTCAGAAACCTATTGAGTGCTTGACACTTG CCTACTATCTCCCTCAGAATGCCGGAGCTATAGCTCGGAAATACATAAAGGATCCAGAATTGTTGTCTTTCATTGATGCAGAG TGTTTTATTGTGAGTACAGTTAATGCATTGCAGACACCAATGATAAATGCAAGCATG GTACTTTGTGACCGGCATTTTGGGGGTATTAACTATCCTGTTGGTGGCGTTGGTGGAATTGCAAAGTCCTTGGCAAATGGGTTGGTTGAACATGGCAGTGATATACAATACAGGGCAAACGTGACTAATATCATCCTAGAGAATGGAAAGGCT GTAGGAGTTAGGCTGTCAGATGGAAGGAACTTTTTCGCTAAGACCATAATATCTAATGCCACAAGATGGGACACATTTG GGAagcttttaaaaaaagaaaatctgccaaaagaagaaagagacttCCAGAAACGTTATGTTAAAGCGCCATCATTTCTTTCCATCCACATGGGGGTTAAAGCTGACATTTTGCCCCAGGATACTGATTGCCATCATTTTGTGCTTGag GATAAATGGTCAAGACTAGAGGAGCCTTATGGCAGTATATTTTTGAGTATTCCAACTGTCCTTGACCCATCATTGGCTCCTGAAGGACACCATATTCTTCATATATTTACAACTTCTTCCATTGAAGACTGGCAG TTTTCTAATTGTTTTAGGGACTCCCTAAAAAGAATATGA